From the genome of Eucalyptus grandis isolate ANBG69807.140 chromosome 2, ASM1654582v1, whole genome shotgun sequence, one region includes:
- the LOC104432338 gene encoding E3 ubiquitin-protein ligase ATL6: MSSSGNLSSSRSSLVLVLLLWSCASSAPFAAAQANPPPDSENLYNYTRFSPSMAVIIVVLIAALFFMAFFSIYIRHCSDANSASIRPGGGVVGTGRSRRGGASRGLDPAVIATFPTLVYADVKGLKIGKGALECAVCLNEFQDDETLRLIPKCDHVFHPECVDAWLASHTTCPVCRANLVPQPGEGPFELPELTRQSELAGEDEENQNRDGDLERAIATLEREDDHEVEVEVAVDRQAAEPPSEAVDPSKTLNRNRTRGGSRSSRMAWRLLFPRSHSTGHSLVQPGEDTERFKLRLPAEVRKQIMNRQLNRAMSMVVLPRESSSRRGYRAGAGEGSSRFGRHFSFRRLDRSEPGAKSDRWFFGRVPPLFSRASSLRSPRVAAASDDGGSVGSRRSRMEAAESSGAPLRPPV; this comes from the coding sequence ATGAGCTCCTCCGGGAATCTGTCCTCCTCGCGGTCGTCGCTCGTGCTCGTGCTGCTGCTGTGGTCGTGCGCTTCTTCCGCGCCGTTCGCCGCCGCGCAGGCCAACCCTCCGCCCGACAGCGAGAACCTGTACAACTACACGCGCTTCAGCCCCTCCATGGCGGTGATCATCGTCGTCCTCATCGCCGCCCTCTTCTTCATGGCCTTCTTCTCCATCTACATCCGCCACTGCTCCGACGCCAACTCCGCCAGCATCCGCCCCGGAGGCGGGGTGGTCGGGACTGGCCGGTCGCGGCGCGGCGGCGCCTCCCGCGGCCTCGACCCGGCCGTCATCGCGACGTTCCCGACGCTCGTCTACGCCGACGTGAAGGGCCTCAAGATCGGGAAGGGCGCGCTGGAGTGCGCGGTGTGCCTGAACGAGTTCCAGGACGACGAGACGCTCCGGCTGATCCCCAAGTGCGACCACGTGTTCCACCCGGAGTGCGTCGACGCGTGGCTGGCCTCTCACACGACCTGCCCGGTGTGCCGCGCGAATTTGGTGCCGCAGCCCGGCGAGGGTCCGTTCGAGCTACCTGAGTTGACTCGCCAGTCGGAGCTCGCCGGAGAAGACGAAGAGAATCAGAATCGGGACGGGGATCTGGAGCGAGCGATCGCAACGTTGGAACGCGAAGACGACCACGAAGTCGAAGTCGAAGTAGCGGTGGACCGTCAAGCGGCCGAGCCGCCGTCCGAAGCGGTGGATCCGAGCAAGACGCTGAACCGGAACCGTACGCGCGGCGGGTCGCGATCCAGCAGGATGGCGTGGAGGCTCCTCTTCCCGCGGTCTCACTCGACCGGGCACTCGCTGGTCCAACCGGGGGAAGACACGGAGCGGTTCAAGCTGAGGTTGCCGGCCGAGGTGAGGAAGCAGATCATGAACCGGCAGCTGAACCGGGCGATGAGCATGGTGGTGTTGCCCCGGGAAAGCAGCTCGCGGCGGGGCTATCGGGCCGGAGCTGGAGAAGGGAGCAGTAGGTTCGGCAGGCACTTCAGCTTCCGGCGGTTGGACCGGTCCGAGCCTGGAGCTAAGTCGGACCGGTGGTTCTTCGGGAGGGTCCCGCCGCTGTTCTCGAGAGCATCGTCATTGAGGTCGCCAAGGGTGGCAGCAGCCAGTGACGACGGAGGAAGCGTGGGTTCTCGGCGGAGCAGGATGGAGGCCGCTGAATCGAGCGGTGCGCCACTTCGCCCGCCGGTTTAA